GCATCGGCGCCCAGTCCATCGCGGCTTACCAGTTGCTGCTCAACATGCTCGCGCTCGTGTTCATGTTCTCGCTTGGAGTGTCCGCGGCTACCGCCGTGCTGGTTGCCGAAGCGTGGGGCGCGAGGAATCTCGACGAGACCGGTCGCATCGGCTGGACCGGCCTTGCGCTCAACAGCAGCGTCATGCTCGTCGCTGCTGCGGTGCTGCTGCTGGCGAGCCGTCCGATATCCTCGGCGATGACTTCCGATCCGGCGCTCGCGTTGCTGCTTGCGTCGCTCATGCCGATGGCTGCGCTGGTGCTCGTGCCTGACGGGGGCCAGGTGGTCGTCGCCGCAGCGCTGCGGGCCCGCGGCGACAACTGGCTGCCGACGGCGAGCCACGTTCTCGCCTACGTCATCGTGATGCCGCCGCTTGCGTGGTGGCTCGGCGAGCACGCGGGCCGCGCTGTCGCGGGGCTCGTCGAGGCCATCGTCATCGCGAGCTTTCTATCGGTCGGCGTCCTGATGGCAAGGCTGCGTCATCTCGGCCGCCACTGAGAATCGCCGCTACTGCGCGCCGTCGAGAAACCCCGTCAGTCCCGATGCCGAGTGCGGGCCGATCGCGATCTGCTCGAGCACGCCGACTCCTTCCTCGTCGCCCATCCGGGCGCGCACGACCTGCTGCGTGTGCAGGTTGTCGAACGCGAGAGGATCGAGGTCGGCAGAGTCCCAGGATTCGCCGGTGATCGCCATCTCGCCTTTCCAGCGGCCGTGGCCCCACTCGGGGTGCTGGTAGCCGATTCCCTTCATGTGGAAGGTCAGCAGCGGTTCCAGTGAAATTTCGTGACGGCTGCCGTCGCGGCCGACCAGCGCGAGGTCGGCATGACGCGCGCGCCTCGTGCCCGGCTCGTACTGGAGACGATGCTCGACGCGAGCCATGTATCGGATGCCGGCGTCGTTGACTCCGGGAACGTCGTCGGGAGTCTCGTAAGCCGGCACGAACGCGCCGTCCTGGTGCCACGGCGTCCCGTCGCTCTCCTCGAACGTCGCAAAGTGCGTGCAGTAGCGTTTCCAGTGGATCGGCGCCCACAGGAAGAAGAACTGCGGCATTTCCAGCCGCGGCGCGCCGTCCATTTCCGGCGGGCCGACCGGACGGATTCCCCACGAGCGGTCCTTCGTGCCGAACACGCGCTCGCGCTCGATCGCCAGCGTGCGGCCCGCGTAGCGCACGGTTCCTTCCCAGCGCCCGTACTGCGCGAAGCGCGTCGCATCCATGAAGATGCGCTGCCCGATGCGTCGCGTCTGGCGCCCCTCTTCGACGCAGGCCGTGCGCGCCGAGAACATGAGGTCGACTTCGATCCCGGTGTCGTTCGGAGCGATGACGACGCGCACTCTTTTCATCGGCTCGACGATCTGGATCGAGAACGGTCCGACGGTCGTGTCGGAAGGATCCTCGGGAGCGCGGCGCGAGGCATGGAACGAATGCTGCTCCCCGTCTCTTGCGATCGAGAATCCGCAGTCGAGAATGCCGCGGTGCGGGTACAGCCCCATGCCGATGCCGAAGTAAAAATCCCCGTCTGCGGCATAACCGTTGAACCAGTAGCGATCGTAGACGTTGCGGTCGCTGGAGGCCGGATGCGCGACGGGCTCGGGTGTCTGGTGGATCGGATAGTCGTCGAATTTCGAGAGCACGTCATCCTCCTGCAGCGCGTTGCCGTTGTGGCGGCTGCGCACGCCGTCGCACCGGCGCGAACGCTCGATCCATATGCGAGCGGCGCCGGCCAGTCGACCAGCCCAGGCCGCAGCCGGCTATTTGCTGCCGTCCTGCGTAGGGCAGAGCAGCGCGGTCTGCGGATCCTGCAGGTAATGACCGAGTCGCAGGACGTCCGCATAGCGGATCTGACGGTCGCCGTCGATGTCGCAGACCCAGATCGGGCACGGCTTCTTCTTCATGATCGCGAACGCGATCCAGCGAAGATCCTCGTTCGAGATGATGCCGTCGCCGTTCCAGTCCCCGCACGTGGCATTGGCGGCCGGCGGCACGTGGTTGACGCGGCGGTACAGCTGGATGCTGCCGGCAGTGGCGATGCGCTCGAAGCGCATCTGGTCGCCGAGGTTGCCGAGGATCTGCATCACCGGCTCGCGTCCCGGCACGTCCCGCGACGCCACGTATTCGACGGTGTCCGGGTTGGCCTGCTTCTCGCCGTGGATGCCCCAGTTACTTTCCTCGAAAGGGTTCGGGAACATGTAGATATAGCGGCGGTGGCTGAGATGCGGAACAAGCGAGTAGTCCGCGGCGACCACCGCGTCCTTCGGGATCCGCGCGAGCAGCCGGTTGGCCTGCGCGATCCTGTCGTCCGACTTCAGCATCTCCCACGCCTCCGGAAGCACCTGGAGGCGATTGAGCGGCACCTTGCTCAGCCAGATGTTGGAGGCCACCGCGGCCGCCAGTAGCGCGAGCTCGGGCAGCGGCGCACGGGCGAGAAAAAAGCGCGGCGTCGCCGCAACGCCGCCGGGGTCCTGCGACAAAGAAGGTGCCGTCTTCGGCCGCTGCCATTTCGCGACGGCGTCGACCGTGGCGACGATCAGGAACGGCAGGATCGTCGCCTGGTAGTGGTACGAGAGGTCGCGCATGTACTGCGCGTCGGACAGAAGATTGGCCACCAGGGGCGCAGTCGCCGGAATCAGCCACAGCGGCGCCAGCACGAACAGGTAAAGCTGCGCCAGCCCGACCTGAAGCAGGTAGATGCCGTTCTCGTGCTGCAGGAATTTCGACGTGATCCATGCCGGGTCTTTCGAGTGGTAGCCGAGGCTCGAAAGGAACCCTCCGGTCTTGAACCGGAAGAATCCCATTCCGTTGAAGTGCGGCAGGATCACCCACACGCAGAGCGCGAAATAGAGCGTCGCAACCGTCGCCAGCACGAAGCCGGTGCGCCGGCGCCGCGCGTCGAGCAGGAGCACGAGGCCGACGCCGATGAAGACCAGCGGCACGTCCTCCTTGCACGACATCGCCAGTGCCGAGGCGATCCAGAAGACGGCGAGGCGGCCTCCGCGCAGAGCGTCGATCGCCGCCAGCAGGAACGTCTGCGCAAACGCGTCGGGGTGCGCGTGGTCGAGGTTCAGGTTCTGGACTGCAGGGTTCAGCAGGTAGCCGGCGGCGAGCACCAGCGCGAGCCACGGGCGCTGCGGCACCTCGCGAAGCGAGATGCGCATGACGAACCAGGCCCCGGCGGCGATGAACAGGGTCTGCATGACGAGCAGCGCGCGAGCGTCGTCCCAGATCCAGTACAGCGGCGCGAGCACGAAGGAGAACAAACGGACGTGGTCGCCGAGCAGGTGGAGGCCGCGCACCGTGACGAAGTAGTCCGTGCCGTGCCCGGCCAGCCAGACGCCCTGGTCGAACGTGCCAAGATCAAAGGCGTAGGTCTTGAAGCGGTCGTGGGAGATGCACGTGTAGAGCGAGAAATACGCGAAATAGACCCCGGCCAGGAGCAGGACCAGAAGCCGGACGGTGCGGACGTGACGCTGGAAAGACGGCATCGGGGCGACAGTCGCGTCTTTGATCTTCGACATGCTGCGACGGCAAGTTGCGGCGCTACGCCGACGGGCGGAAACGCTGCTGGATCGTGCAGGCACTGAGCAGCATCATCAGCGCCGGATCGATGGCGGTGCGCTCGGCGACGCTCATCGCGGGCAGGCGGTCGAGCAGGCCGACGACCTTGCCGCGGTCGTAGAAAGGCAGCGATTCGAGCGCTTGGCCCCTCAGCGTCTCCTGCAGCAGCTCGTGCAGCTTGCCGTCCGGCGCTAGCGCCACCGGCGGGCTCGTGAACGGATGCTTGTGGCGAGCGTAGACGGTTTCGGTCAGCACCGGCCTGGCCGCTTCGCGAAGCACGTATTTTTCGACGGTGCCGCGGATCTTCTGGCGCACCGGCAGGCTGCGCACCAGCTCGACGACGTGATGGTCGAGGAAAGGTACGCGGCCCTCGACCGAATGCGCCATTTCCATGCGGTCGCCGAGCATCGTCAGCACGTAGTTCACCAGCTGCGTCTTGGCCCAGAGGTACAGCGACTGGTGCACCGGAGAGCGTCCGGCGAGCTGCCCCGCGACGTCGATGTGGTCGATGAGGCCGCCGAAAGAATCACGACCGGCCATCAGGCGCAGGTACTGGTCGGAGAACAGCGCGTGCATCTTGCGGCCGGTGCTGCCGTAAGCCTCCATCCAGGACGGCACGAATCCGAGCGCGGTTTTGACGCGCCCGGCAGGAAGCGAGTTGCCGTCGGGCAGCAGCAGGCCGTGGCTCAGCGGATTGGCGCTGTCGAGCTCGGCAAGAAGGCGCGCGACGACCTGCGGCTCCTGTCCGGCGCTGTCGTAGAGCAGCATGTCACGGCGAAACGGCGGATAGCCGCCGAGAATCTCGTCGGAGCCTTCGCCCGTCAGGACGACCTTGTATCCGGCTTCGCGCACCGCGCGGCTCAGCACGAACTTGGCCACGCCGTGGGCGTTGAGGCACAGCGTTTCGCCGTGCCAGATCGCGTCGGCAAAATGCTCCGCGAGATCGGCCTGGGCCAGCGCAATCGGCTGGAATTCGGCGCCGACCTTGTCGGCCATCTCGCGCGCAATCGGCCCTTCGTCGTATTCGGCGCGGTCGAAGCGCAGCGTAAAGGTCCGGATCGGTTTGATTCGATGCCGGCTCGCCAGGCCGAGCACGGCGCAGGAGTCGATGCCGCCGCTCAGGTAGCAGCCCACCGGTACGTCGGCGCGCAGGCGAAGCCGGACAGCCTCGTCGAGCGCATCGCGCAGCAGCTCGGCGCATTCCGCGTCGCTGCGCTCGTCGACGGCGTCGGCAAGCGGATAATCGAAGTCCCAGTAGCGCTGGATTTCCACGCGACTGCCGCTTGCGACGAGCAGGTGCCCCGGCGGCACCTGGCGCACCGACGCGAACAGCGTGCGGTCCTGGCGCGGAACGACGAGGCTGTTCGCATCGAAGAACGACTCATGGTCCCAGCGCGCGGGCACTCCGGCCGCGAAGAGCGCCTTGGCCTCGGACGCGAACAGCAGCTTGCCGCCGCGCTGCGCGTAAAACAGCGGCTTGATGCCGAAGCGGTCGCGACCGGCAACGAGGATGCGCCGGCGCGAGTCCCACAGCACGAACGCGAACTCGCCGCGCAGGTGCTCCATGCACCCCAGGCCGAGGTCCTCGTACAGGTGCAGCAGGATCTCGCTGTCGCTGCGCGTCGCGAAGCGGTGTCCCTTGTCTTCGAGCTCGCGCCGGATGCGTTCGAAATCGTAGAGCTCGCCGTTGACGACCGCGTGGATGGTCGCGTCCTCGTTGGCAAGCGGCTGGTCGCCGGTGGAGAGATCGATGATGCTCAGCCGCGCATGACCGAGCCCGATCCTGGCTTCCTCGTCGATCCAGCAGTGCCTGGCGTCCGGGCCGCGGTGGTGCAGCGCGCGTGTGGCTCGCTCCACACTGCCGGCGTCGACAGGCTCGCCGTCGGACAGGATCGCGACGATTCCGCACATGGCGGTTGTCCTATCGCGGGAAGGCGGTAGCGAAAAGGCCGCGTCCGCTCGCCCGCTCAGGCAAAGCCGGCGAGGCGGCCGAGCTGGAAGACGGCGAAGCTTGCCGTCCACGCCAGCGCCGTCATGTAGCCGAACAGGAACGCCGGCCACGCCCAGCCGCCCGTTTCCCTGCGGACCACCGCCAGGGTGCTCATGCACTGGCAGGCCAGCGCGAAGAACACCATCAGCGACAGCCCTACCAGCGGGCTGTAGACCGGCCTGCCGTCGGGATGCGTGTCGGCGCGCATGCGGTCCCGCAACGCCACGCTTCCCTCGCCGCCCTTCTTCCCGCCGCCTGCGTCGTCCACTCCGTAGATCACGCCCATCGTCGAGACGAACACTTCGCGCGCCGCGAATGCACCGACGATGCCGACGCCGATCTTCCAGTCGAAACCGAGCGGGGCGATGGCCGGCTCCAGCGCCTTGCCCATGCGTCCGCCGGCGCTGTTCGCCAGCGAATCGGCCTGCCACTGCGCGTGCGCAGCGGCGGGAGCACCGGGCGGCGGCTCGGGCAGCTTCGGGAACGACAGCAGCACCCACAGGCCGATCGTGCACCACAGGATCACGCTGCCGGCCTCGGTCAGGAATAACCGCGAGCGCATCCACATGAGCTGCAGAACGCTCGTCAGCATCGGCATGCGGTACGGCGGCAGCTCGAGGATCAGCGGCACCCGCGGGCCGCGCAGCACGGTGCGACCGAGCACCGCAGCCGCACCAAGCGCCGTCAGCGTGCTGAACACGTACATCGCGACCATCAGCAGGCCCTGCACCGGCACGAAGCCAAAAACTTTCGACGGAGGATACAGCGCGGCGATCACCAGCGTGTAGACCGGCAGCCGCGCCGAGCAGGTCATCAGCGGGATCACCATCATCGTCAGCAGCCGGTCGCGGCGGCTTTCCATCGTGCGCGTGGCAAGGACCGCCGGAATCGCGCACGAAAATCCCGACAGCATCGGCACGAAGGCGCGGCCGTGCAGGCCCACCGACCGCATCACGCGATCCATGAGGTACGCCACCCGAGCGAGATATCCGGAGTCTTCGAGCACGCCGAGCATCAGGAACAGCAGCAGGATCTGCGGAAGGAACACGAGCACGTTTCCGACGCCGCCGACGATGCCCTGCACGACCAGGTCGGTGAGGATACCCGCCGGAAGCACCGCCGACAGCCAGCTTCCGGTCGCATCGAAGACGCGCTCGACGAGCGAGATCGCGGGGTCGGCCCACGCGAACAACGCCTGGAACACCACCAGCATCACGAGGAGAAACGTCGCGAAGCCCCAGACCGGGTGCAGCAGCACCGAGTCGATACGCTCGGTCAGCACCGCGGTGCTCGACGGCGCGTACAGCGAAGGAACGTGGGCGTCGAGGAACGCGTAGCGCGCGCCGATGATTTCCCCGTCGAGATCACGACCTCGCGCCGCAGCTCTCTCCTCTTTCAGTTTCTCGCGCAGCCCGTGCGGAACGGCCTCCAGCTCGTCGTCCCCGTGGATGCTCGTCAGTGCCCACAGCGCCAGCGCCTGCTTTGCGCCTGCGCTCGCGGCAACGCCCGACGCAACACCTGCGGCAATACCTGGGGCAATACTTGGGAAGGGAGAAAGCGCATCGAGCCACTGCCGAGGAAGCTCCGTCGCGATGCGGTCGGCGCAAGCAAGGACCGCCTGCGGATACGGAATGGCCGGACGCGGCGGAGTGCGGGGCGACGCCAGTGCATCGGCAACGGCCGCCTGCAGTTCGGCCATGCCCTGACCGGTTCGAGCGGAAGTGGGGATGCACGGGATCCCGAGCAGCAACGACAGCGCCTTTGCGTCCGGCAGCGATGAACCCGCCTCGTCGATCAGGTTGAGCGCGACGACCGCAGGCACGCCGAGCTCGAGGATCTGCAGCACGAGGTAAAGGTTGCGCACGAGCTGCGTGGCGTCGGCGACGATCAGCGCGAGGTCGGGCTTCGGGTTGCCGTTCCATCCGAGCAGCGCGTCGATGGCGATCTGTTCCTCGGCCGAGCGTGCCGACAGCGAGTAGCAGCCGGGAACGTCGAAGACCTCGGCATCGAGCGACGCTCCGTCACGTTGCGCAAAGCGCGCGCGGCCGCTTCGCCGGTCGATCGTGATGCCCGGGTAATTGCCGACGCGGGCCCGCTGACCCGTCAGCCTGTTGAACAGGGTGGTCTTGCCGGTGTTCGGATTGCCGACAACGGCGACGAGCGGAGCAGCGTCGCTGTTGCGAAGGACCGGCGACGCGTCGTCGTGACAGGAAACCGCTGCGCCGGTCGCGCTCACGACCTGCAGCCGGAGCAGGCCGCAACACTCGCGTGCGCCGGCTCGGGCGACAGCACGTCGGTCGGCTCTCCGGAAAACACCGTGACTTCGGCGGCCTCCGCGACGCGGATCGAGAGGCGGCAGCCGCGCACCAGGAGCTGGATCGGATCTCCGAGGGGAGCCACGCGCACGACTTCGACCGGCGTGCCCGGCACCAGGCCGAATTCCATCAGGCGGCGGCGAAAGCCGGGCTGGCCGCCGACGCGAAGCACCTTCGCGCGACTGCGAAGCGGAAGATTGGAGAGCGGGGTCACCATCGCAAAGCCTTGATCGCCTCGGCGGCACGGGGAGGCTCGGCTCCCTTTGGCGCCATCCTGAAAACGATGTTCAATTTCGGAATACGGCAGCGGGGGGCGGCTGTCAATCCCCGTCGCCTCCGGCGCTGCCCGACTCGCGCGCCGGCGGCGCTTTTTTCTCTGAAAAACCGGCAGGTTGGACTGGAAACGCCGCTTCGACGGCTTCGGCGATGACCTCCGACAGCGTCGGGTGGGGAAACACCGTCGCGAGGATCTCCGCTTCGGTCAGCTCCCCCGCCAGCGCGAGTGCAAAGGCCGGGATCAACTCGGTTACTTCGGGGCCGATCAGGTGGGCACCGACGAGCTCGCCGGTGGTCGCATCGAAGAGCGTCTTGCAGAAGCCGTCGGTCTCGCCGAGCGCACGGGCCTTGCCGTTTCCGACGAACGTCGCGCGCCCGATCCTCAGCGTGCGTCCGGCCTGCTTCGCCGCCGCTTCGGTGAGGCCGACGCTCGCAGCCTGGGGCCGCGCGTAGGTGCACGAAGGAACCTGGCTCGCGATGAGCGGTCTCGCACCGGCGGCCCCGGCGATGCGGTCGATGCAGACGACTGCTTCGCGACTCGCCTTGTGTGCGAGCCACGGCGGTCCGGTCAGGTCGCCGATCGCGTAGATCCCTTCCTCGCCGGTCGCGAGCCACTCGTCGACGACGACGTGGCCGCGGTCGACGCGCACGCGGGTCTGCTCGAGCCCGAGGCCTTCGACGTTGGCCGCGATGCCGGTGGCGACCAGCAACCTGTCGGCGCGAACCGCCTCGGTGCCGGAGGCCATCGTCAACGTGAGGCTCACCGAATCCTGCTCCTTCGCGACGTCGGAAACCGTCGCGCCGGTGAGGATTCGAACGCCCTGCTTCTTCATCGCGCGCTGCATCGCCTCGCCGATGTCGGCGTCTTCCAGCGGCAGGATGCGCGGCTGCATCTCGATCAACGTGACCTCGGATCCGAGAGTGCGGAAGAAACTCGCGAACTCGACGCCGATGGCACCGGCGCCGACGACGGCGAGCGAACCAGGCAGCGCGGGCGGGACGAGCGCGTCCGGATAAGTCCAGACGACGCGGCCGTCGCTTTCCATGCCGGGCGGCACTTTCGCGCGCGCGCCGGTGGCAAGGATGATGTGACGGGCACAGACGACGCTTTCTCCTGCCGCGGCCTTGATGCGGACTTTTCCACGACCGTCGAGCGTGGCGTCTCCTCGCAGCACCGGCACCTTGGCCGCGCGCAGCAGGGCCTCGACGGTCTTTTCCATTCGCGACGCGGTCTTGCGCGCGCGATCGACGATGGCCGCAAGATCGATCTCGACGGCGCTTGCGCGGATGCCGAACGAAGCGGCATCGCGCATCGTCGCGAACACTTCGGCCGAGCGCAGCAGCGCCTTCGTCGGAATGCAGCCCTGGTTCGCGCAGACGCCGCCGAGGCGGTCACGCTCGACGACGGCCGCCGACAGTCCACGCGCGGCGGCGCGAAGCGCGGCGACGTAACCGCCGGGTCCCGCGCCGATCACGACGACGTCGAAGCTTTGAGCGCCTTCTGCCATCGCCCTTCAGACCAGCATGCGCGCCGGCTCCTCGAGCAGGCGGCGGATTTCGGCCAGCAGCCTGGCACCGGTAGTGCCGTCGAGCACGCGATGATCGGCGGATACCGACAGCGTCATCACGGTGCCGGCGACGACGTTTCCATTTTCGACGACCGCGCGAGGCTCGGCCGCTCCGACTCCGAGGATGCAGGCCTGCGGAGGATTGATGATCGCGAACATTTCGCCGACGCCGTGCATGCCGAGATTCGAGATCGTGAATGTTGCGCCGTCGTACTCGCTGGGCGCGAGCTTGCCGTCGCGTGCGCGCGCGGCCAGCGCGCGAATCGTCTCGCCGATCGCCGCAAGGCCGAGTCCGTCGGCGCCGCGCACCACCGGCGTCACCATGCCGTCGTCGAGGGCGACCGCCACGGCGATGTCGATCCGATCGTGGCGGATGATGCCGCCGTCGTCGCTCCACGAAGCGTTCGCCTCGGGAACGCGCCCGAGCGCAATCGCAGCGGCGCGCACGACGAAGTCGTTGACCGAGATCGAAAGGCCGTCGGCCTTCAGCCTCTCGCGCACGTCGAGCAGCCGGTCCACGCGGCAGTCCGACGACAGGTAGAAATGAGGAATCGTCGCCTTCGAGCGCGTCATCCGCTCGGCAATCGTCTTACGCACCCGCGACATCGGTGCGGGTGCGGCGGCGGCTCGCGTTGGCGTCGCACCCGGCGCGGCCGGACGAGAGCTCACCAGGGCGAGCGGAGACGTGCGACCGACTGCCGCCTCGACGTCAGCCTTGCAGATCTTGCCGCCGATCCCGCTCGCCGAAAGGGATGCGAGCGGGATGCCGGCCTGCGCGGCCATCCGGCGCGCAAGAGGAGTGGCCGCAATCTCCGCGTCGTCGTCACCGCTTGCGGCCTCGCGCGCGGGCCTTGCGACGTGCAGCAGCGGCGGTTTTCGTGGTTCGACTTTTTTCTCGTCGCCACGCGCCGGACGCTCCGGCTTCGCCGCTTCCCTCTCACTCGGCGCGGGCGCCTGTCGCTGACTCGGCGCAGGCGCCTGTGGCTGACTCGGCGCGGGCGCTTGTTGCTGACTCGGCGCAGGCGCTTGTTGCTCACGCGACGCGGCCGCTTCCTTCTCGCGAGGCGGCGCCGTGTTGGCAGCCGTCGTATCTTTGGCTTCCTCCGCGTCCTTCCCGCCTTGGGCCTGAGCGTTCTCGCCGCCCTTCTGCTCGACTTCGTGCGGAGCGTCGGCCGACGCTTCGCCAATCGGTTTCGACTGCGCCGCCGCCTGCGCGTCGGTCTCGATTTCTGCGAGCACCGAGTCTACCGCAACGGCGCCGCTCCCTGCCGCGACGACGATGCGCGCGAGCACGCCGGCTTTCGGAGCCTGGAGGTCTACCGTCGATTTCTCGGTTTCGATCTCGGCAATCGCTTCGCCTTCGGCTACCGCTTCGCCTTCGCTCTTGAACCACGCCGTCACCGACCCTTCCGACATCGAGTCGGACAGGCGCGGCATCCGCACCTCGACTTTCATGACAGGGCCTCCAGCACGGCGCGGGCAGCGGCATCGACGATCGCGTCCGTGTCGATGCCGTAGTGATGAAACAGGTCGGGAATGTCGCCCGACTGGCCGAACTTCCCGTTGCCGAGCGGCACGATGCGGTAGTCGGCAACGCCTCCGAGCCAGCTGAGCGCGGCCGGATGCCCGTCGATCACCGAGACCAGCGAAGCGCCCGGCGCCAGCACCGAAAGCTGCCGCTCGAGGTGGCACAGCGCGTTCCTGTCGCCCGCCCGACGAGCGTGCGAGGCCGCAACCCACTCCTCGTGGCAGCGGTCGGAGGACGTGACGACGAGCAGCCCGGCTTCGGGCATGTCTTCCCGGATCATCTCGACGGCCTGGCTCGCTTCGGCCGTGACGACGCCGGTGGCGACGACGGCAAGCGAGCTTCCGGCAGCCGGCGGAATCAGCCAGTAGGCACCGTGGACGATGTCGCCGGCCAGCGCGTCGTCGATCTCGCGCTTCGGCTGTGCCAGGTGCCGCGTCGAAAGGCGCAGGTACACGGAGGAGCCGTCGGGCTTCTGCATGTACTCGAACGCGAACCGCAGGATCGTCGCGAGCTCGTCGACGTAGGCAGGCTCGAACGACAGCAGGCCCGGCTGCCCAATCCCGATGAGCGGCGTACTCACCGACTGGTGGGCCCCGCCTTCGGGCGCGAGCGCAAGACCCGAGGGTGTCGCGACGAGAAGGAAGCGCGCGTCCTGGTAGCACGCGTAGTTCAACGCATCGAGGCCGCGCGCGATGAAAGGATCGTAGACCGTGCCGACCGGCAGCAGGCGCGCGCCGAACAGGCTGTGCGACAATCCCATCGCCGCGAGCGCAATGAACAGGTTGTTCTCGGCGATGCCGAGCTCGATGTGGTGTCCCGACGGTGAGGCAACCCAGCGCTGCGTCGTCGCGAGATTTTCGTCGACGAACGCGTCGGGCTGGGGCTTACGGTCGAAGACGCCGCGGCGACTGACCCACGCGCCGAGGTTCGTCGAGCTGGCGACGTCGGGAGATGTCGTGACGATGTGGTCGGCCAACTCGCCGCCGGTTCGCGCGAGCTCGCCGAGGATGCGGCCGAAACCTTCCTGCGTCGACATCGATTCGGCGTGCGGAGCGGGGAATTTGGCCGGGACGGCGATCGGCGCCGCCTCCAGGCGCCGCGGTGGATGCTGGTAGAGGGCGCTACCGGCAACGAGGCGCTCGAGCGCGGTCGCGTCGCCCAGCGTTCCTTCCCAGGGATCCCACTCGTGCCCTTCGCGCACGCCCATCGATGCGCGGAATTTCTCCATCTGCTCGGGGCTCATCAGCCCTGCGTGATTGTCCTTGTGACCGGCGAACGGCAGGCCGTAGCCCTTGATCGT
This genomic window from Candidatus Binatia bacterium contains:
- a CDS encoding transketolase codes for the protein MNQGPILKNETTPEQPGSRLALLRDLEKRVLWLACWMIHNANHIRPRRDGLKVGGHQASSASLTTLMTALWFDCLRPEDRVAVKPHASPSYHAIQYLLGRQERGTLERFRAYGGAQSYPSRTKDADDVDFSTGSVGLGVAMTSFASLVRDYVHTRGMVPEATKPGRMIALVGDAELDEGNVFECLLEGWKHDVRDLWWIIDYNRQSLDLVIEDRMFQRIDAVFENMGWRVVTMKYGRRLEQAFARRGGDALRSWIESCPNSLYSSLVYRGGGEFRQHLQRDLAGTSGIREILDEHDDPSLAALMTNLGGHDMETILDAFHAATDDRPTCFLAYTIKGYGLPFAGHKDNHAGLMSPEQMEKFRASMGVREGHEWDPWEGTLGDATALERLVAGSALYQHPPRRLEAAPIAVPAKFPAPHAESMSTQEGFGRILGELARTGGELADHIVTTSPDVASSTNLGAWVSRRGVFDRKPQPDAFVDENLATTQRWVASPSGHHIELGIAENNLFIALAAMGLSHSLFGARLLPVGTVYDPFIARGLDALNYACYQDARFLLVATPSGLALAPEGGAHQSVSTPLIGIGQPGLLSFEPAYVDELATILRFAFEYMQKPDGSSVYLRLSTRHLAQPKREIDDALAGDIVHGAYWLIPPAAGSSLAVVATGVVTAEASQAVEMIREDMPEAGLLVVTSSDRCHEEWVAASHARRAGDRNALCHLERQLSVLAPGASLVSVIDGHPAALSWLGGVADYRIVPLGNGKFGQSGDIPDLFHHYGIDTDAIVDAAARAVLEALS